Proteins from one Deinococcus sedimenti genomic window:
- a CDS encoding phosphoglucomutase/phosphomannomutase family protein, which produces MKLTFGTDGWRGVIADEFTFDNVRRVAQAHAAALLSTPGAARSAVVAHDTRFLGAAFATTAAQTLAQAGLDVTLLQGPTPTPALSHAVRRGGHAGGVMITASHNPGQYQGYKLKGPYGGSATPALVQEVESRIDAPAGAQAAGTLGEGDARAAYLGALAGLVDTDVIRASGLPVYHDAMHGAAGGWIEQFTREHLGVEFHGVRQSPDPQFGGVNPEPIPSNLGVTAQAMREVRGPAFAMVTDGDADRIGAVLAGGGYFNSHQIFAVLLHHLAQRGRRGRVVRTVSTSGIIERLAQHHGLEVVQTPVGFKYITDHFLEGERDPALQVLIGGEESGGIGVQGHVPERDGLLNGLLLQETVAASGLSLDEQFRAIEQLVDFRHHYDRIDLHLPGPVNRADLMDDVAQTAQLGAHRVQQVITLDGVKLAFDGGYGMVRASGTEPVVRLYVEAPTPGEVQGILEQLRTLTLRHLR; this is translated from the coding sequence GTCGCGCACGACACCCGGTTCCTGGGGGCGGCGTTCGCGACGACCGCGGCGCAGACCCTCGCCCAGGCGGGGCTGGACGTGACGCTGCTGCAGGGGCCCACGCCGACGCCCGCGCTGTCGCACGCGGTCCGCCGCGGCGGGCACGCGGGCGGCGTGATGATCACCGCCAGTCACAACCCCGGCCAGTACCAGGGCTACAAACTGAAAGGACCGTACGGGGGCAGCGCCACCCCGGCCCTGGTGCAGGAGGTCGAGTCGCGGATCGACGCGCCGGCCGGGGCGCAGGCGGCCGGCACGCTGGGCGAGGGGGACGCGCGGGCCGCGTACCTGGGCGCGCTGGCCGGACTGGTGGACACCGACGTGATCCGCGCGTCGGGCCTGCCGGTGTACCACGACGCCATGCACGGCGCGGCCGGCGGCTGGATCGAGCAGTTCACGCGGGAGCATCTGGGTGTCGAGTTCCACGGAGTGCGGCAGTCGCCCGATCCGCAGTTCGGCGGGGTGAATCCGGAGCCGATTCCGAGCAATCTCGGCGTGACGGCTCAGGCAATGCGTGAGGTGCGCGGGCCGGCGTTCGCGATGGTCACGGACGGCGACGCCGACCGGATCGGCGCGGTTCTGGCCGGTGGGGGGTACTTCAACAGTCATCAGATCTTCGCGGTGCTGCTGCATCACCTCGCGCAGCGGGGCCGGCGCGGCCGGGTGGTGCGGACCGTCTCGACGAGCGGCATCATCGAGCGGCTGGCGCAGCATCACGGACTGGAGGTCGTGCAGACTCCGGTGGGGTTCAAGTACATCACCGATCACTTCCTCGAGGGCGAACGGGACCCGGCGCTGCAGGTCCTGATCGGTGGGGAGGAGTCCGGCGGGATCGGGGTGCAGGGGCACGTGCCGGAACGCGACGGGCTGCTTAACGGGCTGCTGCTGCAGGAGACGGTGGCGGCGTCGGGCCTGAGCCTCGACGAGCAGTTCCGCGCCATCGAGCAGCTGGTCGACTTCCGGCACCACTATGACCGCATCGACCTTCACCTGCCGGGACCGGTCAATCGCGCGGACCTGATGGATGACGTGGCGCAGACCGCTCAGCTGGGCGCGCACCGCGTGCAGCAGGTAATCACGCTGGACGGCGTGAAGCTGGCCTTCGACGGCGGGTACGGCATGGTGCGGGCGTCGGGAACGGAGCCGGTCGTGCGGCTGTACGTGGAGGCGCCCACACCCGGTGAGGTGCAGGGCATCCTCGAGCAGTTGCGGACCCTGACCCTGCGGCACCTGCGGTGA